One genomic window of Panicum hallii strain FIL2 chromosome 6, PHallii_v3.1, whole genome shotgun sequence includes the following:
- the LOC112898064 gene encoding BTB/POZ and MATH domain-containing protein 2-like, producing the protein MATSKTLSTSAPETEQGTHVFRIVGYSQQTGLGKPIRSGKFSVGGHKWVAFLYPVVSKFPNGIDEHHQVAGVAMGPKSAKARASCKLRLINQRTGLAFSVHKAAPREFSHDNAPMEWTITVIKQPRIPEVKSFPNIEVPPSDIALHLPSCWKKRREWDITFSVGGKNIGAHKMVLAIRSPVFKAELYGPMREEGTEPIVVKDVQPDVFRVLLHFIYTDSLPPLEDLEEDDRNEIIRHLLVAAVRYAMERLKLMCQIILCENLSIQTVATTLALADQHHCDMLKDACIEFMACSSVMDAVEATQGYKNLKRTCPSVVVEALEKISRFRNG; encoded by the exons ATGGCGACCTCGAAGACCCTGTCCACGAGCGCCCCGGAGACGGAGCAAGGTACGCATGTGTTTCGCATCGTGGGGTACAGCCAGCAAACGGGGCTCGGAAAGCCCATCAGGTCCGGCAAGTTCTCCGTCGGCGGGCATAAGTGGGTTGCCTTCTTGTACCCTGTTGTGTCCAAATTCCCCAATGGAATCGACGAGCACCACCAAGTCGCTGGGGTGGCGATGGGACCCAAAAGCGCAAAGGCGCGGGCGTCCTGCAAGCTGAGGTTAATCAACCAGAGGACTGGGTTGGCTTTCTCGGTGCATAAGGCGGCACCGAGGGAGTTCAGCCATGATAATGCCC CCATGGAATGGACTATCACTGTCATCAAACAGCCAAGGATACCTGAAGTCAAATCTTTTCCCAATATTGAGGTGCCTCCCTCTGACATCGCGCTGCATTTGCCAAGCTGTTGGAAGAAAAGGAGGGAGTGGGATATCACATTCAGTGTAGGAGGAAAAAATATCGGAGCACACAAGATGGTGCTTGCCATAAGGTCACCCGTATTCAAAGCAGAACTCTATGGACCTATGAGGGAGGAGGGAACAGAGCCCATTGTGGTCAAAGATGTGCAGCCTGATGTTTTCAGGGTCCTTCTCCATTTCATATATACCGACTCTTTGCCTCCTTTGGAAGATCTTGAGGAAGATGATCGTAATGAAATCATCCGTCACTTGCTTGTTGCTGCGGTTCGATACGCCATGGAGAGGCTAAAGCTGATGTGTCAGATTATCCTTTGTGAAAATCTTAGTATTCAGACCGTGGCAACCACGCTGGCTTTAGCTGATCAACATCATTGTGACATGCTTAAGGATGCTTGCATTGAATTTATGGCCTGTTCAAGTGTTATGGATGCTGTGGAGGCAACGCAAGGCTACAAGAATCTGAAAAGAACTTGCCCATCTGTTGTAGTTGAAGCGTTGGAAAAGATAAGTAGGTTTCGTAACGGATGA